The Streptomyces sp. NBC_01298 genome contains the following window.
CGCTGCGCAGTTCCTCGCGGGTCATCTTGGCGATGTCCACCCCGTCGAGGGCGATCTCCCCGCCCGTGACCTCGTAGAACCGCATCAGCAGGTTGACCAGCGTGGTCTTGCCGGCGCCGGTCGGGCCGACGATCGCGACCGTCTGTCCGGGGTCGACGCTCAGCGAGAGGTTCTCGATCAGCGGCTTGTCCGGCTCGTAGCGGAAGGCGACCTTGTCGAAGGTGACCTGCCCGCGCAGGTTCTCCGGGCGCTCCGGAACCTCCGCGTCCGCCTCCTGCTCGGGCGCGTCCAGCAGCTCGTAGACCCGCTCCGCGGAGGCGACGCCGGACTGCACCAGGTTCGCCATGGAGGCGACCTGCGTGAGCGGCATGGAGAACTGGCGCGTGTACTGGATGAAGGCCTGGACGTCACCGATCGACAGGGTGCCCGAGGCCACCCGCAGACCGCCGACGACCGCGACGAGCACGTAGTTGATGTTCGAGATGAACAGCATCACCGGCTGCATGATCCCGCTGACCAGCTGCGCCTTGAAGGAGGCCCGGTACAGCGCCTCGTTCTGCTCGGCGAACAGGGCCGCGGACTCCTTCTGCCGGCCGAAGACCTTGACCAGGGTGTGGCCCGAGTACATCTCCTCGACGTGCGCGTTCAGGGCGCCCGTGGACTTCCACTGCGCCACGAACTGCGGCTGCGACTTCTTGCCGATCTTCGCGGCGACGTACGCGGACACCGGGATGGTCACCAGCGCGACCAGCGCCAGCAGCGGCGAGATCCAGAACATCATCGCCAGCACGCCGACGATCGTCAGGAGCGAGTTGAGCAGCTGACCCATCGTCTGCTGGATCGTCTGCCCGATGTTGTCGATGTCGTTCGTGGCCCGGCTGAGCACCTCGCCGCGCTTCTGCTGGTCGAAGTACGACAGCGGCAGCCGCGACAGCTTCGCCTGCAGCTCCTCGCGCATCCGGTACACGGTGCCGTTCATGATCTGGTTCGACAGCCGGGTGGCGACCAGCATCAGCAGGCCGGCGACCGTGAAGACGGCCAGCGCCCACAGCGCCACCACCCCGACCGCGCCGAAGTCGATGCCCTTGCCCGGGGTGAAGTCGGTGCCGGACAGCATGTCCGCCATCCCGCCCTCGCCCCTGGCGCGCAGACCGTCCAGTGCCTGCTGCTTGGTGAGGCCCTCCTTCATGCTCCGGCCGACGATCCCCGCGAAGACGAGGTCGGTGGCCTCGCCGAGGATCTTGGGCCCGGTCACCGACGCGGCGACGCTGCCGACGACCGCGAGGATCATGCCCCACAGCTTGGCCCGGTCCCGCGCCAGCGCACTCAGCAGCCGCTTGCCCGAGCCCTTGAAGTCCATGGACCGCGTCGTCGGCGGTCCCATCATCATCCGTCCTCCGGGCCCGCTCACGCCGCCTCCGCTTCCGTCAGCTGGGAGAGCACGATCTCCCGGTAGGTCTCATTGCCGGCCATCAGCTCGTGGTGGCGCCCCTCGCCCACCACCTGCCCCTCGTCGAGGACGATGATCCGGTCCGCGTCGCGGATCGTGGAGACCCGCTGGGCGACGATGACCACGGTCGCCTCTTCGGTCTCGCGGGCGAGCGCGGAGCGCAGCGCCGCGTCCGTGGCGTAGTCCAGGGCGGAGAAGGAGTCGTCGAACAGGTAGATCTCCGGGCGCTGTACGAGTGTGCGCGCGATCGCGAGCCGCTGGCGCTGGCCGCCGGAGACGTTGGTGCCGCCCTGGGCGATCGGCGCGTCGAGCCCGCCCTCCAGCTCGGACACGAAGCCCTTGGCCTGCGCGACGTCCAGTGCGTGCCAGAGCTCCTCGTCGGTGGCGTCGGGGCGCCCGTAGCGCAGGTTGCTGGCGACGGTGCCGGAGAAGAGGTACGGCTTCTGCGGCACCATGCCGACCGTCCTGGCGAGCAGGTCCGGGTCGAGGCGCCGTACGTCCTCGCCGTCGACGAGCACGTCGCCGCCGGTCGCGTCGAAGAGCCGGGGGATCAGCCCCAGCAGCGTGGACTTGCCGCTGCCGGTCGAGCCGATCACCGCGGTGGTCTCGCCGGCCCGGGCCACGAGGTCGACCCCGCGCAGCACGGGGGCCTCGGCGCCCGGGTAGCGGAAGTCGGCGCCGCGCAGTTCGAGGCGGCCGTGGTGGAGCAGCTTGCGGACCGGGTCGGTGGGCGGGACCACGCTGGATTCGGTGTCCAGGACCTCCTGGACGCGCTCGGCGCAGACCTCGGCGCGCGGCACCATCATGAACATGAAGGTGGCCATCATCACGGACATGACGATCTGCATCAGGTAGGCGAGGAAGGCCGTCAGCTGGCCGATCTCCATGTCGCCGGAGTCGATGCGCATCGCGCCGAACCAGACGACGGCGACGCTGGAGATGTTCACGACCACGATCACGGTCGGGAACATCAGCGCGAGCAGCTTGCCGGCCGCCAGCGAGACGCCGGTGAGGTCGGCGTTGGCCTCGCGGAAGCGCTCCTTCTCGTAGTCGTCGCGGATGAAGGCGCGGATCACCCGGTTGCCGGTGATCTGCTCGCGCAGGACCCGGTTGACCGTGTCCAGCCGCGTCTGCATCTTGCGGAACAGCGGGCGGGTCTTCAGCACGATCGCGCCGACCGACAGGCCGAGGATCGGGACGACGGCGAGCAGGACGCCCGAGAGCTTCACGTCCAGCGAGAGCGCCATGAAGATGCCGCCGACGCACATGATCGGCGCGGAGACCATCAGGGTGAAGGTCATCAGCACGAGCATCTGGATCTGCTGCACGTCGTTCGTCGTACGGGTGATCAGCGACGGGGCGC
Protein-coding sequences here:
- a CDS encoding ABC transporter ATP-binding protein, giving the protein MSGPGGRMMMGPPTTRSMDFKGSGKRLLSALARDRAKLWGMILAVVGSVAASVTGPKILGEATDLVFAGIVGRSMKEGLTKQQALDGLRARGEGGMADMLSGTDFTPGKGIDFGAVGVVALWALAVFTVAGLLMLVATRLSNQIMNGTVYRMREELQAKLSRLPLSYFDQQKRGEVLSRATNDIDNIGQTIQQTMGQLLNSLLTIVGVLAMMFWISPLLALVALVTIPVSAYVAAKIGKKSQPQFVAQWKSTGALNAHVEEMYSGHTLVKVFGRQKESAALFAEQNEALYRASFKAQLVSGIMQPVMLFISNINYVLVAVVGGLRVASGTLSIGDVQAFIQYTRQFSMPLTQVASMANLVQSGVASAERVYELLDAPEQEADAEVPERPENLRGQVTFDKVAFRYEPDKPLIENLSLSVDPGQTVAIVGPTGAGKTTLVNLLMRFYEVTGGEIALDGVDIAKMTREELRSGIGMVLQDTWLFGGTIAENIAYGATREVTRAEVEEAARAAHADRFVRTLPEGYDTVLDDEGAGVSAGEKQLITIARAFLSDPVILVLDEATSSVDTRTEVLIQKAMARLAHGRTSFVIAHRLSTIRDADLILVMESGSIVEQGTHEELLLSDGAYARLYAAQFAQAVAEVD
- a CDS encoding ABC transporter ATP-binding protein, which codes for MLIRLLRTHLGPYRKPISVLVLLQLLQTSASLYLPTLNADIIDNGVVNGDTGYILRFGALMLGVSLVQLVCNAGAVYYGARTAAAFGRDVRAGVFDRVQSFSARELGHFGAPSLITRTTNDVQQIQMLVLMTFTLMVSAPIMCVGGIFMALSLDVKLSGVLLAVVPILGLSVGAIVLKTRPLFRKMQTRLDTVNRVLREQITGNRVIRAFIRDDYEKERFREANADLTGVSLAAGKLLALMFPTVIVVVNISSVAVVWFGAMRIDSGDMEIGQLTAFLAYLMQIVMSVMMATFMFMMVPRAEVCAERVQEVLDTESSVVPPTDPVRKLLHHGRLELRGADFRYPGAEAPVLRGVDLVARAGETTAVIGSTGSGKSTLLGLIPRLFDATGGDVLVDGEDVRRLDPDLLARTVGMVPQKPYLFSGTVASNLRYGRPDATDEELWHALDVAQAKGFVSELEGGLDAPIAQGGTNVSGGQRQRLAIARTLVQRPEIYLFDDSFSALDYATDAALRSALARETEEATVVIVAQRVSTIRDADRIIVLDEGQVVGEGRHHELMAGNETYREIVLSQLTEAEAA